Proteins co-encoded in one Bacillus sp. FSL H8-0547 genomic window:
- a CDS encoding HAMP domain-containing sensor histidine kinase: MRSLRRRLALHFSLQFISIMVFVGIISLVLLFVLLMHVNREEMKQNFPEGALENIAIETQIEENKATISDVWKHQLEERNLWVQVVDMEGDVIGSENTPEFLPGSYSVSEILQIEKTNQYEGFYVYSQVDTTFEKPYFYMLGYENNEQESLQHLFSLYSSNGRISGENLKQLERELEKMEGSIQVINQEGKVVQSTGSEKMKEDYKPLDVLVRTTSPGKFETHTAIFMDPKSGLTWILHTPKQGAEPVTFSILTEIVRLIIILGVVLLTLTLGISFWQGFRYSQPLLLFTSWLERMGYGNYGEVLTEKERKKVFKKNGKVRLKYKLFKEVIGAFYEMAEKLSAADKERDRLEKTREEWMTGISHDLRTPLSTIQGYAHLLESGQYRWTEEELLDMGRMIREKGDYMTALIEDFSLAFQLENQSLPHQLKPAELNELVRDILLKFANDRTLEDVPFHFKSTDSNLYIHADRRWFERMLDNLIYNGIKHNPKGTSITASVSRQGESAVVTISDDGAGMGEETVQHLFDRYFRGTSTDEQTEGAGLGMSIARAIAELHGGSIHVSSVKHRGTVFRLEFPLEGE; this comes from the coding sequence TTGAGGTCGCTCAGGCGGAGACTGGCTCTTCACTTCTCCCTTCAGTTCATTTCCATCATGGTGTTTGTCGGGATTATTTCTTTGGTGCTTCTATTTGTGCTTCTGATGCATGTAAACAGAGAAGAAATGAAGCAAAACTTCCCTGAAGGCGCCCTTGAAAACATTGCGATTGAAACGCAGATCGAGGAAAATAAGGCAACCATCAGCGATGTGTGGAAACACCAGCTCGAAGAACGGAATCTCTGGGTGCAGGTTGTTGATATGGAAGGAGACGTCATCGGATCAGAAAATACACCTGAATTCCTGCCCGGCTCATACTCAGTCAGCGAGATTCTCCAGATTGAAAAAACGAACCAATATGAAGGCTTCTACGTCTACTCCCAAGTCGATACCACCTTTGAAAAGCCGTATTTTTATATGCTTGGATATGAAAATAATGAGCAGGAAAGCCTCCAGCACTTGTTTTCACTGTATTCAAGCAATGGCAGGATTTCTGGTGAAAACCTTAAGCAGCTGGAAAGGGAATTAGAGAAAATGGAAGGCTCGATCCAGGTGATAAACCAGGAAGGGAAAGTTGTCCAGTCAACCGGCTCTGAAAAGATGAAGGAAGACTACAAGCCGCTGGACGTGCTTGTCAGGACAACTTCACCAGGAAAATTCGAAACCCATACAGCCATTTTCATGGATCCGAAATCTGGTCTTACTTGGATTCTGCATACACCCAAGCAAGGTGCAGAGCCAGTGACCTTCTCCATTCTTACCGAAATTGTTAGGCTCATTATTATCCTCGGAGTGGTCCTGCTCACATTAACGTTAGGCATTTCCTTTTGGCAGGGATTCAGGTACAGCCAGCCCCTCCTTCTCTTCACCAGCTGGCTTGAAAGGATGGGATACGGGAATTACGGGGAAGTACTGACAGAAAAAGAGCGCAAAAAAGTCTTCAAGAAAAATGGGAAGGTGCGCCTGAAGTATAAGCTCTTTAAAGAAGTGATCGGGGCCTTCTACGAAATGGCCGAAAAGCTTTCTGCCGCAGACAAGGAAAGAGACCGGCTGGAAAAAACGCGTGAAGAGTGGATGACCGGCATATCCCACGACCTCAGGACACCCCTTTCAACAATCCAGGGCTATGCCCATTTGCTCGAAAGCGGACAGTACCGCTGGACCGAAGAAGAGCTTCTGGATATGGGAAGGATGATCAGGGAAAAAGGAGATTATATGACGGCCTTAATTGAGGATTTCTCCCTTGCCTTCCAGCTCGAAAACCAGTCGCTCCCCCATCAGCTGAAGCCTGCTGAACTGAATGAACTAGTAAGGGACATCCTTCTTAAATTTGCCAACGACCGCACCCTTGAAGATGTTCCCTTTCATTTTAAAAGCACAGATTCAAACCTTTACATCCATGCAGATCGGCGCTGGTTTGAGCGGATGCTCGATAACCTGATCTATAACGGCATCAAGCATAATCCAAAGGGAACGAGCATTACCGCTTCAGTCAGCAGACAGGGGGAGTCCGCCGTTGTCACCATCTCTGACGACGGTGCGGGAATGGGCGAAGAAACGGTCCAGCACCTCTTCGACCGCTACTTTCGCGGCACAAGCACAGATGAGCAGACAGAAGGCGCCGGCCTGGGAATGAGCATCGCCCGCGCCATCGCAGAGCTCCATGGCGGCAGCATTCATGTCTCTTCTGTAAAACATAGGGGCACTGTTTTCCGGCTTGAATTTCCTTTGGAAGGGGAGTAG
- a CDS encoding response regulator transcription factor produces MENTEILLVDDEKSIVKLMETVLRKEGFSHIHKAYTAEDALECVSRHPIDIVVLDVTLPGQSGFNICPKIREISNAYILFLTARVSDLDVLTGFAIGGDDYITKPFNPLEIAARIKARIRRNQAHAPSLKETGRKHDFGRFILDEEAGELIVEGKAVQTPAQVFLLLQYLCQHPNTVISKTKMLEAVWGFDSIVDDNTVTVHIRRIRERIEIDPSQPELLVTVRGLGYKLVKEKKG; encoded by the coding sequence GTGGAGAATACAGAAATTTTATTAGTGGATGATGAAAAATCAATCGTTAAATTAATGGAAACGGTTCTTAGAAAAGAAGGATTTAGCCATATACACAAAGCTTATACTGCAGAAGATGCGCTGGAGTGTGTTTCCCGGCACCCTATTGATATCGTGGTGCTTGATGTTACGCTTCCCGGACAGAGCGGTTTCAATATTTGCCCAAAAATCAGGGAAATCTCCAACGCTTATATTCTTTTTTTAACAGCACGCGTCTCCGACCTTGATGTGCTGACAGGGTTTGCGATCGGCGGGGATGATTATATTACCAAGCCCTTTAACCCGCTTGAAATTGCAGCGAGGATTAAGGCTAGGATCCGGCGGAACCAAGCTCATGCCCCTTCCTTAAAAGAGACTGGAAGGAAGCATGATTTCGGGCGCTTTATCCTGGATGAAGAAGCAGGGGAACTGATCGTCGAGGGCAAGGCCGTGCAGACGCCTGCCCAGGTATTTCTCCTGCTGCAGTATCTGTGCCAGCACCCGAATACCGTCATTTCTAAGACGAAGATGCTTGAAGCCGTATGGGGATTTGACAGCATTGTGGATGACAACACCGTTACAGTACATATTCGAAGGATCCGGGAAAGAATCGAGATAGACCCGAGCCAGCCTGAACTGCTCGTGACCGTGCGCGGGCTGGGCTACAAGCTGGTCAAGGAGAAAAAGGGTTGA